The genomic segment CGTTTGCAAAAAAACAAAGGGCTGGATATGGTGATAATTGACTATCTCCAACTCATGTCTGGTGATTGTGAGAGTCGGGAGCGGGAGATTGCCAAAATTTTGCGCTCTTTAAAGGAGATGGCAAAGGAACTTAATGTTCCGGTGATTGCCCTCTCACAGCTCAACCGAAATGTTGAGTCGCGATCAGACAAACGACCGCAGCTTTCCGATCTGCGGGAGTCGGAGGCCTTTGAGGAAGATGCCGATGTCATTATGTTTATTTATCGTGACGAGTACTACAACAAGGATAACCCCTACAATAAAGACACGGCTGAGATTCTTGTATGTAAACAACGAAATGGTCCTACAGGAGTTATTAATCTGAGATTTTTCAGTCAGTTTTCATGCTTTCTTGATCTCTACAAATAATAAAACCAAACAGGGAAAATCATAACCATGAACAACTTATCAGGGTCACCACATTTTCATATTGTTGAATCTGAAAAAAGCTGGATTGAAGGTAAGGCCGTTGAGCAACTGAAAAAGACCTCTGAACTTCCAGGAATGGAGAGAGTCATCGGCATGCCCGATATTCATCCCGGCAAAGGGGCTCCAGTCGGCGCAGTATTTATCAGCAAAGACATTATCTACCCTTACCTGCTCGGCAATGATGTTGGCTGCGGTATCGGACTCTGGCAAACTCAACTTAAACGCAACAAACTTAAACGTGATCGATGGGTTAAGAAATTAACTGGCCTGGAAACAGCCTGGGGTGGAGATATCCCGGAATGGCTCTCGCGATATTCCATCAAAGCCAGGCCTTACGATGATGCATTGGGAACTCTTGGCGGAGGCAATCATTTTGCCGAATTACAACTGTTTGAGCAGATAGAAAACCTTACTCTTTTTAAAAATTTAGGTTTGGACAAAAACAGGTTCATGGTTTTGGTTCACAGCGGCTCAAGAGGTCTTGGAGAATCCATTTTACGCTCCCACACCGATGTCTACGGCGCCCAAGGACTGGAAGAAGAGTCCAACAATGCGAGAGTTTATATTGAAAAACATGATCAGGCAATCAAGTGGGCCGCAGCCAACAGAGCTTTGATTGCCCATCGCTTTACTTCTTGTCTGGGAACTCAAGGGGTTAACATCCTTGACATATGCCATAACAGCCTGACCTCTAAGACCATTGAAGGAGGCAATTACTGGTTACATCGAAAGGGAGCCGTCTCAGCCGAAGAAGGCGCTATCGTCATCGCCGGAACAAGAGGGTCTTTAAGCTATCTGGTCATGCCGACCAGCAACCAGAAATTAAACGGCTACTCTTTAGCACATGGAGCCGGTCGCAAATGGAATCGCCATGAGAGCAGAAAACGGCTGAGCTCTCGATACAAGCCGCAAGCACTATTACAAACCGAACTCGGCAGTAGAGTAATCTGTGAAAACAAAGATCTACTCTACGAAGAAGCCCCACAATCGTACAAAAACATCGAAACCGTCATTCAAGATCTACAAAATGCCGGGTTGATTGAGGTGGTGGCATCTTTGCGACCAATAATCACATATAAAGTACGGAGTCAGAGATGAATCAATGGTTACAAATAACTGCCGGCCGTGGACCGGAAGAGTGTTGCTGGGTGGTCAGCAATCTCGTAAAACGAATTATCAAAGATGCTGCCAAACATGGAGTTGATGTCAAGATTTTAGATGCTTTACCGGGAAAACAGGCCAACACTTTCAGGTCTGCTCTGCTGGCGTTGGACGGTGCCGACTCTGATGC from the Bacteroidota bacterium genome contains:
- a CDS encoding RNA ligase RtcB family protein codes for the protein MNNLSGSPHFHIVESEKSWIEGKAVEQLKKTSELPGMERVIGMPDIHPGKGAPVGAVFISKDIIYPYLLGNDVGCGIGLWQTQLKRNKLKRDRWVKKLTGLETAWGGDIPEWLSRYSIKARPYDDALGTLGGGNHFAELQLFEQIENLTLFKNLGLDKNRFMVLVHSGSRGLGESILRSHTDVYGAQGLEEESNNARVYIEKHDQAIKWAAANRALIAHRFTSCLGTQGVNILDICHNSLTSKTIEGGNYWLHRKGAVSAEEGAIVIAGTRGSLSYLVMPTSNQKLNGYSLAHGAGRKWNRHESRKRLSSRYKPQALLQTELGSRVICENKDLLYEEAPQSYKNIETVIQDLQNAGLIEVVASLRPIITYKVRSQR